The region TAGTGTGCAAAAAAATAAGTTAGAACATCAGCATGCAAGACAATTTAAAGAACGTTTAAAACATCTGTCTGAAGAAGAATCAGAATCTTTAAAAAAACGAGAGATTGCCTTAGGATTCTCTTTGTCAAACACAGAACTCTCAGGCCAGAGTTTAATTCAAGATAAAAAGGGGTTAATTTCTTTGTCCGAAATTGAACTTGCTCCAGTTGTTGCTAATAAAAAAAGAAATTCTCTTAAGGTGGATATAGACCCTATGTTGGCCAAACTTATCTTATGGTTTTTAGCAACAGCTAGTTTTTGGTTAATTGTTGGTACAACAATCGGGGAGTATTTAGGGATTAAATTTATAGCACCAGATATAGATCATAGTAGTTGGCTTAGTTTTGGAAGATTAAGACCTGTGCATACTAATGCTGTATTTTGGGGATGGGCTTCTTTGGGAATGATTGGATTGGGATATTATATAGTACCTAGAGTTAGTAATACTAACTTGGTCAATATAAAATGGGGATGGTATTCACTTATATTAATTAATGCCTCAGTTTTTATCGGATCTATTTGTTTAATGGCCGGTGTAAACAATGCAGGAGGAGAGTATAGAGAGTATATATGGCCTGTTATGCTATTGTTTGCTTTAGGATTGTATTTTACTCTTCGTTGCTATTTAAAGACTATAGCCAATAGAACTGATAAGGATATTTATATCTCTAACTGGTATATCGTTGCTGCAGTTATCTTTATTACGATAGTCGCTGTTGTTGGATATTTACCTTTTTGGCAAGATGGTTTAGGTGAGACAATAGTTCAGGGGTATTACATGCATCAAGCAGTAGGTATGTGGTTTATGCTTTTTACCTTAGGAATAGTCTACTACTTTTTACCACAACAACTTAATAAACCTATATATTCATATAGTTTAGGAATATTGGCTTTTTGGAGTCAGATATTGTTTTATACATTAATTGGAACTCATCACTTTGTTTTTAGCGCTATACCATGGTGGCTACAAACTGTTGCTATTGTAGCTAGTGTTGGAATGGTTATTCCTGTGGTGGCGGGTACAACTAACTTTTTCTTAACCTTTAAAGGGGTATGGTATAAGGTTAAGGATAGTTATACTATTCCCTTTTTTGTAATAGGTATTGTGTTTTATTTTACGGGGTCTTTGCAAGGAACAGCAGAATCCTTTCGATTTACAAATTTGCTTTGGCACTTTACTGACTTTACAGTGGCTCATTCTCATTTGACTATGTATGGAATTATCACCTTTCTTTTATGGGGGTCCATATATGCATTAGTACCACAAATAACAGGAAAAGAAGCCCCACAAATCACAATAGGAGCTCATTTCTGGTTAGCATTAATAGGATTGTTGTTTTATTCTATTCCCTTAATGTATGGGGGAACATTAAGAGGCTTAATGTGGATGGAAGATTCTGCTTTTATAGACAGTATAAAGCTTATGATGCCTTATTGGCTATGGAGAGCTATTGGAGGAAGTCTAATGTGGTTATCTCATCTTTTCTTTGCCTTTAACTTTTATAAGATGATTCAAAAAGACCAATCAGATTCTTTACATATGGTAGACCTAACCAGCTTTAAGAAACTATCTAAGGATAACAGAGTAGATAATGACAAAATATTTAATAATTAGTAACTAGTAGATATGGATATATTTAGCAATCATAAAAAACTTTATGTAATAGCAACTATTTTATTTTTAATTCTAACATTATTTGTAGCTATTCTACCGGCTTTAGATAATCAATCTAACATACATGCTTTACCTGATGCAAGACCGTTAACGCAATCAGAAAAAAATGGTAAAGATATTTATATAGCTAATGGATGTGTGGCTTGTCATAGTCAGCAAGTTCGCAATGTTGAAATGGATAGAAAATGGGGGAGTAGACCTTCTATATCTGCAGATTATGCTGGTAATAAAAGAATTGATTTTTGGACTAATACCGCTACGTTGATGGGAACAGAAAGAACTGGTCCTGACCTTATAGACATAGGTACACGTCAACCAAGTTTAGATTGGCATTTAGTACATCTTTATAATCCTCGGATTGTAATTAAAGAGTCGATTATGCCTTCATATTCTTTTCTTTTTAAATTTAAAGAGAATCCTGGTAAAGATGATGTTGTAGTTAGTGTACCTGAAACATTTTTAAAAGATAAAAAATTAAAGATTATAGCTACTCAAGATGCCTTAGATTTGGTTGCATATCTACAGGCTTTAAAACAAACTGTATTGCCTGGGACAATTATGACTCCTGAGTTTTTATATCCCAAAGAGCAAGAAGTTACACAAAAAGTAACCACAGGACAAGCTAAAGCTGGCTTGGATGGTAAAAATCTTTATATGAATAATTGTGCCGCCTGCCATCAGGCCAACGGAGAAGGACTCTCTGGTGCGTTTCCTTCTTTAAAAAACAGTACTATTGTTACCGGGGACAACCTTCAACTATTTGTAGACATTATAATGAATGGATATGATGCAAGAGAACAGTATGGGGTAATGCCAGGGGTTGGTACCAATGCAAATTGGACTGAGCAAGAAGTTACTGCAATAGTTAATTACGAGCGCAATAGTTGGGGAAATAAAGCTGATTTGGTAACTGTAGAAGAAGTAAAACAAATCATGGATTATATCAATCAAATAAAGGATAAATAATGAAAGTAAATTTTAAAAGTATTTTTACTATAATAGGACTGTTACTTGTCAATCAGATTTATGCCTGTCCTGTTTGTCAACGCAATCAACCTAAATTACTAAAAGGAGTTGTACATGGTGTAGGACCTGATAGTAAATGGGACTACACTATTATAGTTGTGATTGCTATTATGGTTCTAGCAACGCTAATCTTGTCTATTAAATGGTTAATAAAACCAGCAGAAGAATCTAAAGAACATATTAAAAGAACTGTATTAAACAACATATTAGATGGAGCAAAGAAGTAGAGTTTTAATTTTTATTGACGATCAACACCATCCTATTGCAGAGCTTGAAACACCTGTGAATTTCCAACTTAATACACATAAATTAGTGGATGGGGATCATACCTTAAAAATTGTAAGTAAAGATCATACGGGTAAAGAAGGAATTAGAATTATTCCCTTTAGCGTAAAAAATGGTCCAGCTATAGATATAGAAGGAATAAAGGAAAAGGCTGTGGTAGATGGCCTATTGTCTATACGCATTAATGCGTATGGAAAAGCAGATCAAAAGACTTTTTTAGTTGTTGGCAGTGAAACCCCTCAGAGTATACCATATTGGGTATGGATAACTATTATTGTAATTTTTGCTTGGGCAATGTATTATCTTATACGCTATTTATAAACTTAAAACAACAATAAATCTTGTTAGTAACTTGATTATATATTAAGTCAACAGGTAATATCAATTGCAATAGGAATAAAAATTCTAAAAAAAGAGCTTTATAAAGCTAAGAATCTAATTGCTTATTTAAGCACTCTGCAATGATTTTTATTCCTTTTTCTAAATCTTGTTTAGCTAATCTACCAAAGCTAATTCTTAATCCATTACTAGATTGGTCTAGGTAGTACTCATCTGGGTTTACTATATCAACACCTTTACTGGTTAATAAAGCACAGAAATTCTTAAAATCTATAGCCTTATTGAGCTTAATCCAAAAAGCAAGTCCTCCTTCAGGTAAAGTGAAATGGATTGACTGATCTAAATAACACTTTAGTAAACCATAGGTATAATCTCTTTTTTGCTTGTAATGAATTGTTGCTTTTTTGATATGTTTTTTAATAATACCTTCTTTGATTAACTCTAGTATAGCTAACTCCATTATTCTATCACCTTGGATATCAATAATTTTTCTTAATTTACTTACTTTCTTTATTAAAGAGGTCTTACTTGTGACTAAATAACCTATTCTAAGAGAGGGAGCTACTACCTTACTTAGAGTTCCTATGTATATATAATTTTTTAAGTTAACATGGCTACACAGTGGTAAAATGGGCCTTGTATTGTAATGAAATTCATTGTCATAGTCGTCTTCAATAACAGTGAAACCGTATTGATTAGAAAATTCGATTATTTCTAATCTTCTTTTAAGACTCAAAGTAACTGTTGTTGGGAATTGATGATGAGGGGTTAGGTAAATAGCTTTGATTTTTTTATTAATTTTTAGTTGTTCTAAAACCTCATTAGTCATTATTCCTTGTTGATCTACATTAATTGGAATAAGATTGGCACCAGCGTGTTTAAAGGCCTCCCAAGCAGAATTGTATCCGGGATTTTCCACTAGTATATAGTCTCCTTTAGTTAGTAAAGAATGAGCAATCATAAAGATGGCCATCTGTCCTCCACGTGTAATGCAAATATTTTTTTCAGCAACATTCATCCCCCTTTGATGATTCAGCATATAAGCAATATGAGTAATAAATTTAGAATCGCCTAACTCACTTGCATATCCCATCATTTGCCACTTAGCGCTTCTATTGAAAATTTGTTTATAGGCGCGTGCCAGTTCTGTTATTGGAACTATCTTACTATCAGGATAACCATTATCAAAGACAATACTATTGTTGAGTAACGCACTGGTTTCTTGTCTTTGAAATAAAGGGTCTACTAATTTAACTGAATTATTCTGTGAAATAGTATGTGCTACAAAAGTTCCTTTTCTTTCTACCGATACAAGCCATTGTTCAGTAATTAATATAGTTAGTGCACGTACTATGGTATTCCTATTGACATTTAACATAGTAGAGAGTGTGCGTGCGCTTGGTAGTAAATCTCCTTTTTTTAGCCTTCCTTTCTTAATATCATCAATAATGGAGTCAGCTATTTGTATATACAAAGCCTTATTGGAAGTATTTTCTAATCTAATTTCTAATTTCCATAATCTTTTCATCTGGACTACTTTGTATAGTTTGTTTTACTAAAATATAATACTCCAAATGTAATAAATTAAACTTTATAAAGAATTTAAAAATTAGCCTGTTTCTTATAATCATTTTTGAATAAAATGCGATAGGGCTAAAAAATAAAAAACCTATAACTTATTGTGAATCATGGGTTTGGTGATTTTTTAATAACTTTTGAAAAGTTACTATTTATAATTTCGAGAAGAAAGAAGGATTATAACCTATATATCGATAGGCTTCTTTTAAATATTATTTAACTATATATCAATAAGTTAAAATAGATATTGTTTTATAAAATGTGATTAAATCATACTTGACAGTTTTGTTTAAAGTTAATAATTTCGAATTAACAACTGTCCGATTTTTAGGGAAGCCTACACTTTAGGGCATGATTTATCATTTTCCTTATCTACAATGGATGGTTTTAATGTTAAGAGAGGTAAAGAGTATGTAAATTATTTTAGTAATAGATATGGCAACTTAGAAGTAGATAAGCATAAGCGCATCAGTAAGATCAAGTATAACCACTTACATTTGCCCATAGAGATAAACTTCGGTACGGATAAAATAGAGTATACTTATACCTCTAGAGGAGAGAAGGTACAGAAGATCGTTACGGATAAAGGAGTGGTGACTAAGACAGACTACCTAGGCGGATCTCAGTATGTAGGAGGTAAGCTGAGCTTCTTCCCTACAGCAGAGGGATTCTATAATATGGATGATAAAGCCTATGTGTATCAATACAGAGATTACTTAGGCAATGTTAGACTGTCATACAGTGATAAGAACAAGAATAATACGATAGAGTCTAATGAGATCATCGAAGAGACGAACTATTATCCTTTTGGGTTAGCACATAGTGGGTATAATGAGAAGTCAGATAATCTGATGAAGGACTATAAATATCAGTATAACGCTAAGGAGAAGCAAGAGGAGTTAGGTCTTAACTATTATGACTATGGCGCTCGTAACTATGATGCGGCTATCGGTAGATGGATGAATGTGGATCCGTTGGCGGAGAAGTTTGTGGGATGGAATCCATACCATTATGTTCATAACAATCCGATTAATTTAGTTGATCCTACGGGGATGAGAGCTGATCCACCAACAGAAGGAGAATTTGAAAATGGATACGTTCATACAGATAACGATGGTAGCTGGACTTATAATAATGGAATATGGAAAGATAACTCAGGTGGTGGTAATGATTTTCTTGAAGGTATAAACTTTACGGTTCCAGGTAGTAGTTCGTATGGGATTATCAGTTTTGTATCTGGTTTTACGGGAGGAAGTCAAGCCGTTCAAATAGATGCTGAAGCACGAGAGTTATCTAGACATTCTGATGGAAGTACTGATTGGGCAGCATATGCAGGGTATTCATTAATGATGGAAAAGGCTACCAATCTAGGAAATTTGGAGATGGGAAGGAATTTGCTTGGTAGGTCTTCGTTAGGTAGAGTTGAAACTGCCCCAGTAAAAATGCAAGGTAGACTTGGTAATTTAGCGACTAGAAGTCAAATTAATAAAATATCTTCGAACTTGGAAACTAGAGGTTATACCATAATTGGTGGTGAAGGCAGAGCTGTAGAGGAATATTTAAGACCTTTAGGTGGAGGAAGAAAAGGAGGGTCATATCCAGATATTACAGCATCTCATCCAAATTACCCAACTTTAAGGATAAACACTGTTGATGTTCTTAAAGATGTATTACACCTTAAGTATACCTGCTGTAGAGCTCCTGCGGATTTAAGGAGTTAATAGATTTAGGCTTTTAATTTGGGCTACAAAAGACACACAGAGCATTATTTAGGGTGGCTATACCAATTAATTAAAAAAAAGACATTTATACTCAGTAATTAAAATTCTTGTTTTCTGTTAAAAAAACATAGAATATTGCGTTTTGTGTAAATGATTAGCATTATTTTTTGTGTGTTTATTGTGAAATTGTATTTTTTTAGATATAATAACTATTAATTGTTTTAGCTAGCGTTATTTAACCTAATTTTAAGTTAAATAACGCTAGCTTCTTTTTTATGAAAAAACTACTACTTAACTATCTATTGTTTTGTTTATCAATAAATTGTTATTCTCAAAAGATTCTATGGGAACAGACCTTAGGGGGCAATAATTCTGAATATCTCCTTGATATGATTCCTACAGCAGATAACGGTTTTTTATTAGCAGGAGCCACGCAGTCTTATAAAGGAGCAGATCTAACCACAGAGCGAAGCAGCAACTACGATGCTTGGCTATGGAAGATGAAAGCCAGTGGTAAAAAGGAATGGGATATGCGCATTGGAGGCAATGGTGACAATTTTCTAAACAGTATTGCTCATACCTTAAAAGATGGAGGATTTATACTAGGACTTACCTCTAGTAGTGATAAGGATCACTACAAAACAGAAGAATTAATCGGAAAGAGCGATGCTTGGATTATAAAACTTGACGCAGCTCGTAATATGCTATGGCAAAAGAGTTTTGGAGGATTAGAAAAAGAGGACCTTGTCAAGGTACTTCCCATAACTGGGGGTGATTATCTAGTTTTAATAAATTCCAATTCATCAACGGCGGCAAATAAGACCGTTTCTTATTATGGAGGCGAGGATATCTGGGTTATAAGAATTAATTCACAAGGGATTATAAAATGGCAAAAAAGCTTCGGGGGAGAGTATGATGATATCGGATCAGATGTAATAGCGACAAGTGATAAGGGATTCTTAATAGGGGGTTATAGCAATTCAGGGGTAAGTGGAAACAAGACAAGTGAGTCTTATGGCAATAATGATTATTGGGTTATAAAGATTAACGCACAAGGGGATACTGAATGGCAGAGATCATATGGAGCAGAAAAAAATGATCAGCTCAAACAAATACAAGAAGTCTCAAAGGATAGCTATAGACTCTATGGTATATCGGATTCAGATACAGGGATGGCTAAAAACAGCGTATTGCAATCAGAGGTAGATTACTGGTCACTTGATATTGATAATCTGGGACAGGTCAAACAAGAGCTTGCCTATGGTTATGGTACTCGAAACTTTTTAAGCAATGGTCTTGTAAAAGACAACGGAACAATCCTACTTGGAGGAACAACTCTAGAGAAAACAAAACAAGGAAGTAAGGTAAACTTTTTAGGAACACTGCTTAACAAACAAGGAGATGTGCTATGGCAGAAGAGTATCTCTGGCAAAGGTGAGAATGTACTTTCTAAATTAATAGAAACCAGAGATGGAGCTTATGTATTTGCAGGAACCTCAGACTCAAAACCCGATAGAGACAAAAGCAGTCAAAAGGGGATGAATGATTTTTGGCTTGTTAAGGTAAAGGGGAACACTTTTGATGAAAATCAAGATTCACAAACAATAGAAGAAGATACAAACCAAGAAAAGCTAAAAATAGAAGCTATTCCCAATCCTGTAGTTACTTATACCAATATCATTATACCTGTGGAATATAAAGCAGGTGTTTTAAAGCTATATGATATAACAGGCAGGTTACTATTTCATAAAACAATCAAAAATCAAACAGAGCCGCTTAATTTAAGTGGTTATCCAAGGGGAACCTATATCATCTCTGTCAAGACAGATGTAATAGAGGGTAGTGTTAATGTTGTAAAAGAGTAAGATATGAAAAGAGAACTAACAATATTGTTTTTCATTTTAATCAAGGTTTGTCTATATGGGCAAACAGAAAGTGTTCAACAAACAAAGTTTAACTCCTTGGAGAATTTACCTCCCGAGGTTAGAAAGTATGTTGAGTATGGAGATTACTCTTTAAATTATACAAGAGCAGTACCTAATATATCTTTACCTATTTATACCATTTCTACAAAGACAGGATTGGAAATACCCATCAGTTTAGATTATGTTTCAAAGGGAATAAAGGTAAATGAGTTAGCTTCTAATGTTGGGCTTGGTTGGCTTTTAAATGCTTATGGAGTAATAACTGTGGATCACTCTTTAGAGTATGACCTAGGCGTAAATATGAAGACTAAATTAAAAGCCTATGACACAGGAAAAGTATATAATACCGATAGCGCTGTTCAGGATTTATATAGTTATTTGGATGTGCTTAATTCAGGGGTTGTACAAGGAAAGTCACCAGTGTATTCCTACAACTTTTTAGGGCGTAATGGTCAGTTTATTTTTGACTCTACAGGTAAGTATTTTGGTATACCGTACTCAGACATGGAAATATCTCTATCGCTAGATAAAAACACAATCACTATAAAGGATACTCAAGCTAATATTTATTACTTTTCAAAACATTCATATAGAATTACCAGTGATCAATACCCTCAAGAATTTACAAGTAACAATATTTTTTATGTTTTAAGTAAGATAAAACTATCCAATAGCGAAGAGATCGAGTTTAGTTATTACAATGAAAACACCGGTTTAGCCTTTTTATATCATTATCAGATACAATATGATTTTGACAACGACTTTGATTTAGAACAATCAGCTATGAAAGGAGAACTTGGTGGAGTAGATCACAATTTAAGATGTAATAGAACTCTTTGGCCTGAAAATAGGAAGGTTAAAATAAGTGGGGCTAGTCCTAATTTGAATATCAAAGAGATAAAGTATGGAAATACTAAAATAAGTTTTAAATATTCCTCTCAAGAAGGTTTGTTAATAGACAATACTATGTATCGAAAAGATGTAGGCACAACTGCAAAGGCGCTTAAGAAAATAGAAATAAGCTATAACAATCAATTGGTTAATCAGTTTATGTTTAATTACGGATATTTTGTAAGTGATGACAACAGTACTAATAGACCTGAAAAATACAGATTAAAGTTGTTATCAGTAACTAATAATCAAAATGAAGTACATCGTTTTGAATACAATGAAGATGTAAAGTTACCACCTAGAGATTCTTTTGCCTTAGATCGTTGGGGCAATTATAATGCTAGAATTGGAAATCAAGATTTACTTCCTAGTCTTAGTTTTAAGCTTCAAGGTTCTGCAGGAAAAACAGATAATAAATATTTTAATGGATCAAATAGAAATGACGCATATTTTTCAGAATTACAAGCTTATCTATTAAAAAAGATTACTTATCCAACCAAAGGATACACGGAATTTTTTTACAGTCAACCAACAAGTGTTATTAAAACAGTTAAAGAAAAGACGATTTCTTTTGGTGATGGAATAACATTAAATATTTATGATACAGGTTCGCGTAAAACGGCTACTTATAGCTTGCGAGATATGGGATACTCTGAAAGTAATAAAGATGTCTTATATCTTAATTATACCAATAGTTGTGATAATGCTTATCCATCTGATAATTCTGGATTAGATCAATTTGTAGGAGAAGGTACTAATGGTACAATTAGTATTAATTTGCCAAGTGGTTATACGCTTCCTCCTTATCATAGATCTATTCTTTATAGAGCAGGAGGTACTAAGAATGGCGTTATAGGTCCTATAAAATCGTTAGGAGATAAAATAGACATTACTTTAATAAGGCAAGGTAGTTGTTTTTTATCAGGAGGAATTCGTATAGAAAGAACAGTTCCCGATACAATAACAAGTTATCAAACGGCTCCAATAATACATTTAAGTAGCTATAGAAGTTATAATCACAATAACGTATTGGAAAAGGAGGTAAGATATGACTATAAGCAAGATATAAAAAGCCCACATACTCAAGCAGCTTATAACTTACCAGTACTACATGGTGTGTCAGAGAGAACAATGGGAGCTGTTTCCTCTGCTAATTCTAGAACATGTAGAGCTATTGTGAGAGCATCCAGTGCTATGAATCACGTCAAGGAAGCTTATTTCCCTTATGTACACGAGACAATAATAGATGTTGGTAGAACGTATTATGAATTTAGCGCAGGAGCCAATAATGCTGTTAGTGGGGTATTAATAGAGCCTTATCCTAGTTATGAATATGATTTTAATTATTCTGTAAAAGATGATTTTAAACAAGGGATTCTACTTCACAAAAGTGTCTTTGGATTAGATAGCAAGCTAAAGCATAGTTTGACAAATACTTATGAATTTAATGAAAGCTTCACTACTCTATCTAATAATAGCATAGGAACTGGTAGTGTGAGTTATAATGTTCTTTTAAAAGGGAAGTTCTCAACAAATTTAAATAGTATTACAGGAGCTACAGGTAGTAATAATTATTTCTCCTATCAATTACTTCCAATAAAGAGTGCTTGGATTAGAAAGACAAGTGAAACAGAGAGAAGCTATTTTGAAAATGACTTTATAGAGACAAAAAAAACATATCTCTATGGCAACACTATAGAATCGCCAGTTCAGATAAATACCGTTTTAAAAAACAAAAATAGAATTGAGAAGTTTACCTATCCATCAAGTGGAGATCTTTTGTATGCAAATAATAAAAAAGCAGAGGTTATTAAATATGAGCTTTCTGAGAATTCAGAAAAACTACAAACCATAGAAAACACCTATAAGAATTGGGGAAATAATATAATAGATAAACAAGAGATAAAGATTAGTAAAGGAACTTCTGCTTTAGAGAGTAATCAAAAAATACTTCACAGAGATAGTCGAAATGGAAATATAATTGAATTAGAGACAGATGGAGTTAAACAGACTTATATCTATGGTTACAGCAGTGGTCTATTAATCGCTAAGATTGAAAATGCGTCAAAAGAAGAGGTAGCAAGTGCCTTAGGTGTGAGCCTAGCAAATCTTCACACCATAGATGAGAGTAAATTTACTCAGATAAACAACTTAAGAGGTAATGCTTCATTAAAAGAAGCATTAATAACAACCTATGAACACAAGCCTTTAGTTGGAGTAACTAAAATCACAGACGCCAAGGGAGAAGTTCTATTGTATGAGTATGATGGTTTTAATAGACTAACGTTAATAAAAGATTCCAAAGGAAATAAATTAAAAGAGTATCAGTACAACTATAAAAACAACTAAATAGCACCTATTATGAAGATAATTAAGTATATCGCTTTATTTAGTATTTGTGGTTTAAATGCTATTGTAGCTCAGAGTGGGTCACAAAACTATATAAAAAGCACTCAATACACCCAGCCTACTACCTCTAGTGGCACTGCTGCTAGTCAAATAGTACAGGTTGTTTATTACGATGGATTGGGACGTCCTATACAAGAAGTGGCAGTAGGAGTTAGTCCAAATAAGAAAAGTGTAGTAAAACATACGGAGTATGATTTAAATATTGGTCAAACTAAAAATTTCTTAAGTTACCCCACAGCTAATGGAAGTTCTGAGTATGTAAGTGAAGCTAAAGTTGGTACGCTTACGCATTACAACACGGATAAATACCAAAATACAACTAATCCCTATAGTGAAACGCTATATGAGAAATCACCACTAAAACGAGTTATAAAAACAGGATCTGCAGGAGAGGATTGGAAAATAAGTGGTAACAACACAGTAGATTTTAAGTATCGATTCAATACAGTTAACGAAGTAAAATATCGACAAGCTAACGCAGCTCTAACGCCAGCCACTGGAATTTATAATGTAACTGTTGTAGATAAAGGAAATTATCCTGTAAATTCTCTTTATGTGAGCTCTGTGTCAGACGAGAATGGAAACGTCACTGAAGAGTTTAAAGATCAAGAAGGTAAAGTAGTATTAAAAAGAGTATACAATAATACCCAGGGAGTACCTCAATTATTTAGCGGCTCTTCTAATGCTCCAACATCTAGTTCTATGCCAAGTGCAAGTAATATACTAGGTGAAGAACTTAAAGGAAAGTCAGTACAAGATGTTATAGACAATTTTGGAACTATAGTAGATAATTTAGAGAAAAATGCAAATAAAGAGATAGACAAAACCACAAATACTGTAGAAAATCTACCAAATAACACCCTTAGAGCATCTGGTGTAACCACAGGCACTGGAGAAACTCTAGATACCTACTATATCTACGATCAGTTTGGAAATCTATCTATAATTACTTCACCTCTTTTAAATGGCGATGTTACCTTAGCTAATGTAGACAAGCTAGGCTATCAGTATAAATATGATACTAAAAACCGACTGGTTGCTAAAAAGCTACCAGGTAAATCTTGGGAATACATGGTGTATGATAAAGGAGATAGGCTAGTGGCTGTAGGTCCTGTATAC is a window of Myroides oncorhynchi DNA encoding:
- a CDS encoding RHS repeat domain-containing protein, with amino-acid sequence MKRELTILFFILIKVCLYGQTESVQQTKFNSLENLPPEVRKYVEYGDYSLNYTRAVPNISLPIYTISTKTGLEIPISLDYVSKGIKVNELASNVGLGWLLNAYGVITVDHSLEYDLGVNMKTKLKAYDTGKVYNTDSAVQDLYSYLDVLNSGVVQGKSPVYSYNFLGRNGQFIFDSTGKYFGIPYSDMEISLSLDKNTITIKDTQANIYYFSKHSYRITSDQYPQEFTSNNIFYVLSKIKLSNSEEIEFSYYNENTGLAFLYHYQIQYDFDNDFDLEQSAMKGELGGVDHNLRCNRTLWPENRKVKISGASPNLNIKEIKYGNTKISFKYSSQEGLLIDNTMYRKDVGTTAKALKKIEISYNNQLVNQFMFNYGYFVSDDNSTNRPEKYRLKLLSVTNNQNEVHRFEYNEDVKLPPRDSFALDRWGNYNARIGNQDLLPSLSFKLQGSAGKTDNKYFNGSNRNDAYFSELQAYLLKKITYPTKGYTEFFYSQPTSVIKTVKEKTISFGDGITLNIYDTGSRKTATYSLRDMGYSESNKDVLYLNYTNSCDNAYPSDNSGLDQFVGEGTNGTISINLPSGYTLPPYHRSILYRAGGTKNGVIGPIKSLGDKIDITLIRQGSCFLSGGIRIERTVPDTITSYQTAPIIHLSSYRSYNHNNVLEKEVRYDYKQDIKSPHTQAAYNLPVLHGVSERTMGAVSSANSRTCRAIVRASSAMNHVKEAYFPYVHETIIDVGRTYYEFSAGANNAVSGVLIEPYPSYEYDFNYSVKDDFKQGILLHKSVFGLDSKLKHSLTNTYEFNESFTTLSNNSIGTGSVSYNVLLKGKFSTNLNSITGATGSNNYFSYQLLPIKSAWIRKTSETERSYFENDFIETKKTYLYGNTIESPVQINTVLKNKNRIEKFTYPSSGDLLYANNKKAEVIKYELSENSEKLQTIENTYKNWGNNIIDKQEIKISKGTSALESNQKILHRDSRNGNIIELETDGVKQTYIYGYSSGLLIAKIENASKEEVASALGVSLANLHTIDESKFTQINNLRGNASLKEALITTYEHKPLVGVTKITDAKGEVLLYEYDGFNRLTLIKDSKGNKLKEYQYNYKNN